Proteins encoded by one window of Streptomyces sp. LX-29:
- the msrA gene encoding peptide-methionine (S)-S-oxide reductase MsrA, whose product MLFHRQKSHLPSPEEALRGRAEPEFALPERHTVLGNPLAGPHPEGLAVADFGLGCFWGAERKFWQAPGVWTTLVGYQGGHTPNPSYEEVCSGLTGHTEAVRVVFDPSVTSYGALLKVFWEAHDPTQGFRQGNDVGTQYRSAVYTHGPDHQREAEASRAAYQTVLRQSGYGDITTEILPAGPFYPAEPYHQQYLDKNPAGYCGIGGTGVSCPVGVARAGDA is encoded by the coding sequence ATGCTGTTCCACCGCCAGAAGTCCCACCTGCCCTCCCCCGAGGAGGCCCTGCGCGGTCGCGCGGAGCCGGAGTTCGCGCTGCCCGAGCGCCACACGGTCCTCGGCAACCCGCTGGCCGGTCCCCACCCGGAGGGCCTGGCCGTCGCCGACTTCGGCCTGGGCTGCTTCTGGGGCGCCGAGCGGAAGTTCTGGCAGGCCCCCGGGGTGTGGACCACCCTCGTCGGCTACCAGGGCGGGCACACCCCGAACCCGAGCTACGAAGAGGTCTGCAGCGGCCTGACCGGCCACACCGAGGCGGTCCGCGTGGTCTTCGACCCGTCCGTGACCTCCTACGGCGCCCTGCTGAAGGTCTTCTGGGAGGCCCACGACCCCACCCAGGGCTTCCGCCAGGGCAACGACGTCGGCACCCAGTACCGCTCCGCGGTCTACACCCACGGCCCCGATCACCAGCGCGAGGCGGAGGCGTCCCGCGCGGCCTACCAGACCGTCCTCCGACAGTCCGGCTACGGCGACATCACCACCGAGATCCTCCCCGCCGGCCCCTTCTACCCGGCCGAGCCCTACCACCAGCAGTACCTGGACAAGAACCCGGCGGGCTACTGCGGCATCGGCGGCACGGGCGTCTCCTGCCCGGTCGGCGTGGCCCGCGCGGGCGACGCGTGA
- a CDS encoding winged helix-turn-helix domain-containing protein, whose product MELEERVAALERRLAALEEATGRGTGEDGAGRALEEAGDAEFWALEGLKAQLAREGLRSGGVLFTGAVRLPPGERYEWQYGLPTEALLEEDWSTAAESFAALGHAVRMRLLREILGGRRTVAELAELDGLGTTGQIYHHLRQLTAAGWLHTTGRGRYEVPAGRVVPLLVALAAARP is encoded by the coding sequence ATGGAGCTGGAGGAGCGGGTCGCCGCACTGGAGCGCCGGCTCGCGGCGCTGGAGGAGGCTACGGGCCGGGGCACCGGCGAGGACGGGGCCGGGCGGGCGCTGGAGGAGGCGGGGGACGCCGAGTTCTGGGCGCTGGAGGGCCTCAAGGCGCAGCTCGCGCGGGAGGGCCTGCGAAGCGGGGGTGTGCTGTTCACCGGCGCGGTCCGGCTGCCGCCGGGCGAGCGATACGAGTGGCAGTACGGGCTGCCGACCGAGGCGCTGCTGGAGGAGGACTGGTCGACGGCGGCCGAGTCCTTCGCGGCCCTGGGCCACGCGGTGCGGATGCGGCTGTTGCGCGAGATCCTGGGCGGGCGCCGCACCGTGGCCGAGCTGGCCGAGCTCGACGGGCTCGGGACCACCGGGCAGATCTACCACCACCTGCGCCAACTGACCGCCGCCGGCTGGCTGCACACCACGGGCCGCGGGCGGTACGAGGTGCCCGCCGGGCGGGTGGTGCCGCTGCTGGTGGCGCTGGCCGCGGCGCGCCCCTGA
- a CDS encoding M23 family metallopeptidase, with protein MRKACMVLYRCSWIVFIGYCAAGFFYDLPYLWGWLPLGLALTLASVMNRRPGEGAKPASAAAGEARATGTDPAPGTEGAVRAGKPTPVEVDPPVSGRWSALNSPADSVPSHGTHAYGQTYAIDIVAEPADGARPGFGWWPLVRHNRAFPAFGAPLLAVADATVVRATDRQRDHLSRNSFPALLYLLVEGMFREMGGPSRITGNHLVLDLGDGTYAMYAHLQRGSLTVRAGDRVRAGQRLARCGNSGNSSEPHVHFQLMDHPDLDVARGIPFTWRGVGVPRGGEVFTVAEHATV; from the coding sequence ATGCGCAAGGCATGCATGGTGCTGTACCGGTGCAGCTGGATCGTCTTCATCGGCTACTGCGCGGCGGGCTTCTTCTACGACCTCCCGTACCTCTGGGGCTGGCTCCCGCTCGGGCTGGCGCTCACCCTGGCCTCCGTGATGAACCGGCGCCCCGGCGAGGGCGCGAAGCCCGCGTCCGCGGCTGCCGGTGAGGCACGCGCGACGGGGACGGACCCGGCGCCCGGGACGGAGGGCGCCGTCCGCGCCGGGAAGCCGACTCCGGTCGAGGTCGACCCGCCCGTCAGCGGCCGCTGGTCGGCCCTGAACAGCCCGGCCGACTCGGTGCCCAGCCACGGCACCCACGCCTACGGACAGACGTACGCGATCGACATCGTGGCCGAGCCGGCGGACGGCGCCCGTCCGGGCTTCGGCTGGTGGCCCCTGGTCCGCCACAACCGCGCCTTCCCGGCCTTCGGGGCCCCGCTGCTCGCCGTGGCCGACGCGACCGTCGTCCGCGCCACCGACCGGCAGCGCGACCACCTCAGCCGCAACTCGTTCCCCGCCCTGCTCTACCTGCTCGTGGAGGGGATGTTCCGCGAGATGGGCGGCCCGAGCCGGATCACCGGCAACCACCTCGTCCTCGACCTGGGCGACGGCACCTACGCCATGTACGCGCACCTGCAGCGCGGTTCGCTGACCGTCCGCGCGGGGGATCGCGTCCGCGCGGGTCAGCGACTCGCCCGCTGCGGCAACTCCGGCAACTCCAGTGAGCCGCATGTGCACTTCCAGCTGATGGACCACCCGGACCTGGACGTGGCCCGTGGAATCCCCTTCACCTGGCGGGGAGTCGGCGTCCCGCGCGGAGGCGAGGTCTTCACGGTCGCCGAGCACGCGACCGTGTGA